One region of Macadamia integrifolia cultivar HAES 741 chromosome 11, SCU_Mint_v3, whole genome shotgun sequence genomic DNA includes:
- the LOC122094080 gene encoding BTB/POZ domain-containing protein At5g47800-like (The sequence of the model RefSeq protein was modified relative to this genomic sequence to represent the inferred CDS: added 46 bases not found in genome assembly), translated as MSSHLLGQKTSRKMKFMKIGNKPDTFYTEEAKRSVASDVPSDLLIQINNTTYHLHKFPLLPKCGLLQRLCSNAGNPSKVPLELHDVPGEEEAFELCAKFCYGITINLSALNFVPAFSAAKFLGMTESVDKGNFVLKLEIFFKSCILEGWKDSIVTLQTTENLLEWAQNLGLIRQCIDSIVEKILTHPSEVTWSYTYTRPGYKGKHHRSVPKDWWTEDISNLDIDLFRTIIAATRSTKIVSPQLIGEALHVYACRWLPETSQSSHPETSASQTESAVEKHRRVLEAIVSMIPIELGSVSIGFLLRLLSRGKILGVSPSTKAELVRRSGRQLMEAMVKDLLFPSHSSSDRHSYDIDLVLAVLESFLAQWRRKTSSEDGESLKEIRKVAQLIDSYLQFISRKDVSVPALKMITLAESLPEIARPKHDELYKAINIYLKEHPDLSKAEKKRLCRILDCRKLSPEVCAHAIRNERLPLRTVVQVLFYEQERGGRPTPHKQPRAEKARGGEHPQLVAQGVDHGKSKLGLKEQFGGAESVASATNPRIVESVRRRRMKSDGRQQLDSERKVEIGKPRNATSPSIVETVHRTMKSDGRKQFDSEIKVEMGKFRETREEGIKKPIGAQEDQKRDE; from the exons ATGTCATCACATTTATTAGGGCAAAAAACAAGCagaaaaatgaagttcatgAAGATTGGGAACAAGCCAGATACCTTCTACACAGAAGAGGCTAAAAG GTCTGTAGCTTCAGATGTACCCAGTGACCTCCTCATACAAATCAACAACACTACTTATCATCTTCACAAG TTTCCACTTCTTCCAAAGTGTGGGCTCTTACAACGACTTTGTTCTAATGCTGGCAATCCTAGCAAAGTTCCACTAGAGCTTCATGATGTTCCTGGAGAAGAAGAGGCTTTTGAGCTTTGTGCTAAATTTTGCTATGGAATTACGATTAACCTCAGTGCTCTTAACTTTGTGCCTGCATTCAGTGCTGCAAAATTCCTTGGGATGACTGAATCAGTTGATAAAGGAAATTTTGTCCTGAAACTTGAAATCTTCTTCAAGTCGTGCATCCTTGAAGGTTGGAAGGACTCTATTGTCACTCTACAGACCACAGAAAATCTGTTGGAGTGGGCTCAAAATCTTGGACTCATCAGACAGTGCATAGACTCAATTGTTGAGAAAATTCTTACTCACCCATCAGAG GTTACATGGTCCTACACTTACACAAGACCAGGATACAAGGGAAAACACCACCGCTCTGTCCCAAAGGACTGGTGGACAGAGGACATATCCAACCTTGACATTGACCTTTTTCGAACCATAATTGCTGCCACCAGATCAACAAAGATAGTCTCACCACAGCTTATTGGTGAAGCTTTGCATGTCTATGCATGTCGATGGCTACCAGAGACATCACAGAGCAGTCACCCAGAGACTTCAGCATCTCAAACTGAATCGGCAGTGGAGAAGCATAGGCGGGTACTCGAGGCTATTGTGAGCATGATTCCAATTGAATTAGGTTCAGTATCAATTGGGTTCTTGTTGAGACTTCTTAGCAggggaaagattctaggggtgTCTCCTTCAACGAAGGCTGAGCTTGTAAGGAGATCTGGCCGGCAGttgatggaagcaatggttaagGACCTGCTCTTTCCTTCACACTCATCTTCTGATCGGCATTCCTATGATATTGACTTGGTATTGGCAGTATTAGAAAGTTTTTTAGCGCAATGGCGAAGAAAAACCTCTTCAGAAGATGGTGAGTCTCTAAAGGAGATTAGGAAGGTGGCACAACTTATCGATTCTTACCTCCAGTTCATCTCAAGAAAAGATGTCAGCGTGccagcattgaagatgatcaCTCTTGCAGAATCCTTACCGGAAATCGCCCGGCCAAAGCACGATGAGTTGTACAAGGCAATTAACATTTATCTCAAG GAGCACCCGGATCTGAGCAAGGCGGAGAAAAAGCGTCTTTGCCGGATTCTAGACTGCCGGAAACTGTCACCGGAAGTATGTGCACATGCAATAAGGAATGAGCGGCTGCCGCTGAGAACTGTAGTGCAAGTCCTGTTCTATGAACAAGAAAGAGGAGGCAGACCAACTCCTCATAAACAACCACGAGCAGAGAAGGCCCGTGGAGGAGAGCATCCACAATTGGTTGCTCAAGGTGTCGATCATGGCAAGTCAAAATTGGGGCTGAAGGAACAGTTTGGTGGGGCTGAGAGTGTTGCAAGTGCCACAAATCCAAGAATTGTAGAAAGTGTTCGTCGAAGAAGGATGAAATCAGATGGAAGGCAGCAGTTGGATTCAGAAAGGAAGGTGGAGATAGGGAAGCCAAGGAATGCCACAAGTCCAAGCATTGTGGAAACAGTTCATCGTACAATGAAATCAGATGGAAGGAAACAGTTTGATTCAGAAATTAAAGTGGAGATGGGGAAGTTTAGGGAGACTAGAGAGGAAGGGAT
- the LOC122093555 gene encoding uncharacterized protein LOC122093555 has translation METNIVVGDSLPFKIEKDHESSSHSELKTEEKRKVPKILVSKINLDEIKKASPLVTMTPTRRGRLQKQSSVKLNCLCSPTTHVGSFRCRHHRNSSLSRSGVSVGSNLSELAAKSAASIGNSLQAQ, from the exons ATGGAGACGAACATTGTTGTTGGGGATTCACTTCCATTCAAAATTGAAAAGGATCATGAATCGTCATCTCATTCAG AACTGAAGACAGAAGAGAAGCGCAAGGTACCCAAGATACTGGTTTCAAAGATTAATctagatgagatcaagaaggctTCTCCATTGGTCACCATGACACCTACGAGGCGAGGGAGACTGCAGAAACAATCAAGTGTAAAGTTAAACTGCTTGTGTTCGCCTACCACACATGTCGGATCCTTTAGGTGCCGACATCACAGAAATTCCAGTCTTAGTCGCTCTGGCGTTTCTGTTGGCTCCAACCTTTCCGAGTTAGCTGCAAAGTCGGCTGCCTCAATCGGCAACTCTCTACAAGCTCAATAG
- the LOC122093239 gene encoding 60S ribosomal protein L27-3-like, translating into MVKFLKPNKAVIILQGRFAGRKAVIIRSFDEGTRDRPYGHCLVAGIAKYPKKVIRKDSAKKTAKKSRVKIFIKLVNYNHIMPTRYTLDVDLKDVVTLDIFQSRDKKVTALKETKSRFEERFKTGKNRWFFTKLRF; encoded by the coding sequence ATGGTCAAGTTTTTGAAGCCTAACAAGGCCGTGATCATCCTTCAAGGTAGATTCGCAGGTCGCAAAGCAGTGATAATTCGATCTTTCGATGAAGGCACTCGTGACCGTCCCTATGGCCACTGCTTGGTTGCTGGGATCGCTAAGTATCCAAAGAAGGTGATTCGTAAGGACTCAGCCAAGAAGACTGCGAAGAAGTCTCGCgtgaagatattcatcaagcTCGTCAACTATAACCACATAATGCCTACTCGTTACACCCTTGATGTCGATCTCAAAGACGTTGTCACGCTCGATATCTTCCAATCTCGGGATAAGAAGGTTACGGCTTTGAAGGAGACTAAGAGTCGATTCGAGGAGCGGTTCAAGACGGGAAAGAACAGGTGGTTCTTCACCAAGCTCAGATTCTGA
- the LOC122094081 gene encoding probable E3 ubiquitin-protein ligase XERICO has translation MGLSSLPAPSEGVLCILLVNTALSISIVKGIVRSILHIVGIRLSASTSLDSVETASEPFEFRLTPNTFIEEFRYRTPAVKYGSLCNCNQSEQECPVCLNRFERDSEVNQLCCGHLFHKICLERWLDYWNITCPLCRTPLMPEEEASYIW, from the coding sequence ATGGGTCTCTCAAGCCTCCCAGCTCCATCCGAAGGAGTTCTCTGCATACTTCTGGTAAACACAGCTCTGTCTATCTCAATCGTCAAAGGCATAGTCCGCTCTATCCTTCACATAGTTGGTATCCGATTATCAGCATCCACATCATTAGATTCAGTCGAAACCGCATCAGAGCCATTTGAATTTCGACTAACCCCAAATACTTTCATTGAGGAATTCCGGTACCGGACTCCGGCAGTCAAATATGGCTCTCTCTGCAATTGCAATCAGTCTGAACAAGAGTGTCCGGTATGTCTGAATCGGTTTGAAAGGGACTCGGAGGTAAACCAGTTGTGTTGTGGCCACTTGTTCCATAAGATTTGTTTGGAGAGGTGGCTTGATTACTGGAACATCACATGTCCACTATGTAGAACACCATTGATGcctgaagaagaagcttcctaCATATGGTGA